In Streptomyces puniciscabiei, a single genomic region encodes these proteins:
- a CDS encoding HAD family hydrolase: MLWGVENHSLPRAAAFFDLDKTVIAKSSTLTFGKSFYQGGLINRRAALRTAYAQFVFLAGGLDHDQMERMREYLSTLCRGWNVQQVREIVAETLHDLIDPIIYDEAASLIEEHHSAGRDVVIVSTSGAEVVEPIGELLGADRVVATRMVVGEDGCFTGEVEYYAYGPTKAEAIRELAASEGYDLGRCYAYSDSATDLPMLRSVGHPHAVNPDRALRREALAHGWPVLEFRRPVPLKKRLPTFSVPPRPALVAAAAIGAAAATAGFVWYASRRRNTA; this comes from the coding sequence ATGCTCTGGGGCGTGGAAAACCACTCCTTGCCCCGCGCAGCAGCCTTCTTTGATCTGGACAAGACGGTCATTGCGAAGTCGAGCACGCTCACCTTCGGCAAGTCCTTCTACCAAGGCGGCCTGATCAACCGCAGGGCCGCGCTGCGCACCGCATATGCCCAGTTCGTCTTCCTGGCCGGCGGCCTGGATCACGATCAGATGGAGCGCATGCGCGAGTATCTGTCCACCCTCTGCCGCGGCTGGAACGTACAGCAGGTGCGCGAGATCGTCGCCGAGACCCTGCACGACCTGATCGACCCGATCATCTACGACGAGGCCGCCTCCCTCATCGAGGAGCACCACTCGGCCGGCCGGGACGTGGTGATCGTGTCGACCTCGGGCGCCGAGGTGGTCGAGCCCATCGGTGAACTGCTCGGCGCAGACCGGGTGGTGGCCACACGCATGGTCGTCGGCGAGGACGGCTGCTTCACCGGAGAGGTGGAGTACTACGCCTACGGCCCGACCAAGGCCGAGGCGATCCGGGAGCTGGCCGCGTCCGAGGGCTACGACCTCGGCCGCTGCTATGCCTACAGCGACTCGGCGACGGACCTTCCCATGCTCCGGTCGGTCGGGCACCCGCACGCGGTGAACCCGGACCGCGCCCTGCGCCGCGAGGCACTCGCGCATGGATGGCCGGTTCTGGAGTTCCGCCGGCCGGTCCCGCTGAAGAAGCGGCTGCCGACGTTCTCCGTCCCGCCCCGCCCCGCACTGGTCGCGGCGGCGGCCATAGGGGCGGCGGCCGCGACCGCCGGCTTTGTCTGGTACGCCAGCCGGCGCCGCAACACCGCCTGA
- a CDS encoding Fic family protein produces MSTTGANADPLAALGSLPGVADSVESVRKAVDRVYGHRIMRRRSAEITSEAALRGARGSAALSGADWALEEVRRRTDFGGDAEARVMGAALRLSAEAGQLLSIWRQSPLRVLARLHLVAAASKGDEVGRPRQAGENVDEPLIELPLPDAAEVSGRLEGLADLIIAGTSAPALVTAAVVHGELLALRPFVSHNGLVARAAERIVLIGSGLDPKSICPAEVGHAELGRASYLAALDGYASGTPEGMAAWIAHCGRAIELGARESTAVCEALQRGAA; encoded by the coding sequence ATGAGTACGACAGGCGCTAACGCCGACCCGCTCGCCGCCCTGGGCTCGCTGCCCGGTGTGGCCGACTCCGTGGAATCCGTGCGCAAGGCCGTGGACCGGGTCTACGGGCACCGGATCATGCGGCGCCGCAGCGCCGAGATCACCTCAGAGGCGGCCCTGCGCGGTGCCCGCGGCTCCGCGGCGCTGTCCGGGGCCGACTGGGCCCTGGAGGAGGTGCGGCGGCGTACCGACTTCGGCGGTGACGCCGAGGCGCGGGTCATGGGCGCTGCCCTCAGGCTGTCGGCGGAGGCGGGACAGCTGCTGTCCATCTGGCGGCAGTCGCCCCTGAGGGTGCTGGCCCGGCTGCACCTGGTGGCCGCGGCGAGCAAGGGTGACGAGGTCGGCAGGCCGCGCCAGGCCGGCGAGAACGTGGACGAACCGCTGATCGAGCTGCCGCTGCCGGACGCGGCGGAGGTCTCCGGCCGGCTGGAGGGGCTCGCGGACCTGATCATCGCCGGGACGTCCGCGCCGGCGCTGGTCACGGCCGCCGTGGTGCACGGTGAGCTGCTCGCGCTGCGGCCCTTCGTGTCCCACAACGGCCTGGTCGCGCGCGCGGCCGAGCGGATCGTGCTGATCGGCAGCGGCCTGGACCCGAAGTCGATCTGCCCGGCGGAGGTCGGTCACGCCGAGCTGGGCCGCGCCTCGTATCTGGCGGCGCTGGACGGATACGCCTCCGGCACCCCCGAGGGCATGGCGGCCTGGATCGCACACTGCGGCCGGGCGATCGAACTGGGCGCGCGCGAGTCGACGGCGGTGTGCGAGGCGCTGCAGCGCGGCGCGGCCTGA
- a CDS encoding ATP-binding protein, whose amino-acid sequence MKIAFVGKGGSGKTTLSSLFIRHLVSVGSPVVAIDADINQHLGPALGLDETETAALPAMGERLPLIKDYLRGSNPRITSAATMIKTTPPGEGSRLVRVREPNPVYDACARPVELDGGAARLMVTGSFTDSDLGVACYHSKTGAVELFLNHLVDGPDEYVVVDMTAGSDSFASGMFTRFDMTFLVAEPTRKGVSVYRQYKEYARDFGVALKVVGNKVQEQDDIDFLLAEVGDDLLVTVGRSDWVRAMEKGRPPRFDLLEEANVRALHTLRAAVDATYERRDWERYTRQMVHFHLRNAEAWGNERTGADLAAQVDPAFVLGENLGTQVTTAV is encoded by the coding sequence ATGAAAATTGCTTTCGTCGGGAAGGGCGGCAGTGGCAAGACCACGCTCTCCTCCCTGTTCATCCGCCACCTCGTGTCCGTCGGCTCCCCGGTGGTCGCCATCGACGCCGACATCAACCAGCACCTGGGGCCCGCGCTCGGCCTCGACGAGACGGAGACCGCCGCGCTGCCCGCCATGGGTGAACGGCTGCCGTTGATCAAGGACTACCTGCGCGGCAGCAACCCACGCATCACCTCCGCCGCCACGATGATCAAGACGACTCCGCCCGGTGAGGGCTCACGGCTGGTCCGGGTGCGGGAACCCAATCCGGTCTACGACGCCTGCGCCCGGCCGGTGGAACTCGACGGCGGCGCCGCTCGTTTGATGGTCACCGGCTCCTTCACGGACTCCGACCTGGGGGTCGCCTGCTACCACTCCAAGACAGGAGCGGTGGAGCTGTTCCTGAACCACCTCGTCGACGGCCCCGACGAGTACGTGGTGGTCGACATGACCGCGGGTTCGGACTCCTTCGCCTCCGGAATGTTCACCCGCTTCGACATGACGTTCCTCGTCGCCGAGCCGACCCGGAAGGGGGTCTCCGTCTATCGCCAGTACAAGGAGTACGCCCGCGACTTCGGCGTCGCCCTGAAGGTCGTCGGCAACAAGGTCCAGGAGCAGGACGACATCGACTTCCTGCTCGCGGAGGTCGGGGACGACCTGCTCGTGACCGTCGGGCGCTCGGACTGGGTGCGCGCCATGGAAAAGGGCCGACCGCCCCGGTTCGATCTGCTGGAGGAGGCCAACGTCCGTGCTCTGCACACCCTGCGGGCCGCCGTCGACGCCACCTACGAGCGACGGGACTGGGAGCGCTACACCCGCCAGATGGTGCACTTCCACCTGAGGAACGCCGAGGCGTGGGGCAATGAGCGCACCGGGGCCGACCTGGCGGCGCAGGTCGACCCGGCCTTCGTGCTCGGCGAAAACCTCGGCACTCAGGTCACGACCGCCGTGTGA
- a CDS encoding SulP family inorganic anion transporter, giving the protein MSACAPSHTQDPPPPHGPLPDRRARFPVAGADLSASVAVFLIALPLSLGIALATGAPLQAGLVAAAAGGLVAGRLGGCPLQVSGPAAGLTVVTADLIHRYGWRATCGITVLAGLAQLGLGCLRVARGALAVSPAVVHGMLAGIGITIAVAQLHIVLGGSPDSSVLANLRALPAQLAHLHPAAVSMSVLTLALLLAWPRLPGRTGRVLRRVPAALVAVTGATATAALTGLTLPRVDLPSWRSHALAGLPEGPVLGLATAVLTTTLVCSVQSLLGAVAVDKLAAARPGPDPGVGRSDLDRELLGQGAANIVSGALGGLPVAGVAVRSTANVNSGAVSRNSTMLHGVLVVVAALLMVPALEEIPLASLAALVMAVGIQMVSLHHIRTVTRHREVPVYAATTLGVVLLGVLQGVLLGVAVAVAVALRRLARTCITHEEKEGVHHVRIRGQLTFLAVPRLSRSLHLVPQGAHAVVELNGSFMDHAAYESLQDWRSSHTARGGTAELSGRRGGIRTAGPGLATGPAPAAGQMPPTGPVLATEPTPASGRTPHAGPDLASTGQAPSTGCRWQPWTPWRDHRSCVAEPVAAPAGREAGHELVRGIGSFQRHTAPLVREELARLAREGQRPAQLFLTCADSRLVTSMITASGPGDLFVVGNIGNLVPMPGEEHGDESVAAAVEYAVEVLGVRSITVCGHSGCGAMQALLSATETGADTPLSRWLRHGRPSLARMAGDRRARPRLAGRAPAAAVEQLCLINVVQQLEHLRAHDPVARALAGGRLALHGMYFHVGEAQAYVSAGSGRDGDGVFEVVRGSVREVSRTAYR; this is encoded by the coding sequence ATGTCAGCCTGCGCACCTTCGCACACCCAGGACCCGCCCCCGCCGCACGGCCCGCTGCCGGACCGCCGGGCCCGCTTCCCCGTGGCGGGCGCCGACCTGTCGGCGTCCGTCGCGGTATTCCTGATCGCTCTCCCCCTGTCCCTCGGCATCGCGCTGGCCACCGGTGCTCCGCTCCAGGCCGGCCTCGTCGCCGCGGCCGCGGGCGGACTCGTCGCCGGCCGGCTCGGCGGCTGCCCGCTCCAGGTCAGCGGCCCCGCCGCCGGACTCACCGTGGTCACCGCCGACCTGATCCACCGCTACGGCTGGCGGGCCACCTGCGGCATCACCGTCCTCGCCGGACTCGCCCAACTCGGCCTCGGCTGCCTGCGGGTGGCACGCGGTGCGCTCGCGGTCAGCCCGGCCGTGGTGCACGGCATGCTGGCCGGGATCGGCATCACCATCGCCGTCGCCCAGCTGCACATCGTCCTCGGCGGCAGCCCCGACAGCTCCGTCCTCGCCAACCTCCGTGCGTTGCCCGCCCAGTTGGCCCACCTGCATCCGGCCGCCGTCTCGATGAGCGTGCTGACGCTCGCCCTGCTGCTGGCCTGGCCCCGCCTGCCCGGCCGCACCGGCCGGGTGCTCCGGCGCGTGCCGGCCGCCCTCGTCGCCGTCACCGGGGCCACGGCCACGGCGGCCCTCACCGGCCTGACCCTGCCCCGGGTCGACCTGCCGTCCTGGCGCAGCCACGCGCTGGCCGGACTGCCCGAGGGCCCGGTGCTGGGCCTCGCCACGGCCGTGCTCACCACCACCCTGGTGTGCAGCGTGCAGTCACTTCTCGGCGCGGTGGCCGTGGACAAGCTGGCCGCGGCCCGGCCCGGACCGGACCCGGGCGTCGGCCGGTCGGACCTGGACCGGGAACTGCTGGGCCAGGGCGCCGCCAACATCGTCTCCGGGGCGCTCGGCGGGCTGCCCGTCGCCGGGGTCGCCGTGAGAAGTACCGCCAATGTGAATTCGGGTGCCGTGAGCCGGAACTCCACGATGCTGCACGGCGTTCTCGTAGTAGTCGCCGCGCTGCTGATGGTCCCGGCCCTGGAGGAGATCCCGCTCGCCTCCCTCGCCGCCCTGGTCATGGCCGTCGGTATCCAGATGGTGTCCCTGCACCACATCCGCACGGTGACGCGCCACCGCGAAGTGCCGGTCTACGCCGCGACCACACTCGGCGTGGTGCTCCTCGGGGTCCTGCAGGGCGTGCTCCTCGGGGTCGCCGTCGCGGTCGCCGTCGCCCTGCGCCGCCTCGCCCGCACTTGCATCACCCATGAAGAGAAGGAAGGAGTCCATCACGTACGAATCCGAGGCCAGTTGACGTTCCTCGCGGTGCCCCGGCTCAGCCGCTCCCTGCACCTCGTACCCCAAGGCGCCCACGCCGTCGTGGAGTTGAACGGATCGTTCATGGACCACGCGGCGTACGAGTCACTGCAGGACTGGCGCAGCTCCCACACCGCGCGCGGTGGTACGGCGGAGCTGTCGGGCCGACGCGGCGGAATCCGGACCGCCGGGCCGGGCCTCGCCACCGGGCCGGCCCCGGCCGCCGGGCAGATGCCGCCCACTGGGCCAGTCCTCGCCACCGAGCCGACCCCGGCTTCCGGGCGGACCCCGCACGCCGGGCCCGACCTCGCCTCCACCGGGCAGGCCCCGTCCACCGGGTGCCGGTGGCAGCCCTGGACGCCCTGGCGCGATCACCGGTCATGCGTCGCGGAGCCCGTCGCCGCTCCGGCGGGTCGGGAGGCCGGGCACGAACTGGTCCGTGGGATCGGCTCGTTCCAGCGGCACACCGCGCCGCTGGTGCGCGAGGAGCTGGCGCGGCTCGCCCGGGAGGGCCAGCGGCCCGCGCAGCTCTTCCTCACCTGCGCCGACTCCCGGCTCGTCACGTCGATGATCACCGCCAGTGGTCCCGGCGACCTGTTCGTCGTCGGCAACATCGGCAACCTGGTGCCGATGCCGGGCGAGGAGCACGGTGACGAGTCGGTGGCGGCCGCCGTCGAGTACGCGGTGGAGGTGCTCGGCGTGCGCTCCATCACCGTGTGCGGGCACTCGGGATGCGGGGCGATGCAGGCCCTGCTGAGCGCGACCGAGACCGGCGCCGACACCCCGCTGAGTCGTTGGCTGCGGCACGGGAGGCCGAGTCTGGCGCGGATGGCCGGGGACCGCCGCGCCCGGCCCCGGCTCGCCGGGCGGGCCCCGGCGGCCGCGGTGGAGCAGTTGTGCCTGATCAACGTGGTCCAGCAGCTGGAGCACCTGCGGGCGCACGACCCGGTGGCCCGGGCGCTGGCCGGGGGCCGGCTGGCGCTGCACGGGATGTACTTCCACGTGGGCGAGGCACAGGCGTACGTGTCGGCAGGGAGTGGGAGGGACGGGGACGGTGTCTTCGAGGTCGTCCGGGGAAGCGTCCGGGAAGTGTCCCGGACGGCGTACCGGTGA
- the acs gene encoding acetate--CoA ligase, whose translation MSNESLANLLKEERRFAPPADLAAHANVTAEAYAQAKADRLGFWAEQARRLTWAKEPTETLDWSNPPFAKWFKDGELNVAYNCVDRHVEAGHGDRVAIHFEGEPGDSRSITYAELKDEVSKAANALLELGVRKGDRVAIYMPMIPETAIAMLASARIGAAHSVVFGGFSADALATRIQDADAKVVITADGGYRRGKPSALKPAVDEAIAKVDNVEHVLVVRRTGQDVAWTEGRDVWWHELVERQSAEHTPQAFEAEHPLFILYTSGTTGKPKGILHTSGGYLTQAAYTHWAVFDLKPETDVYWCTADVGWVTGHSYIVYGPLANGATQVMYEGTPDTPHQGRFWEIVQKYKVTILYTAPTAIRTFMKWGDDIPAKFDLSSLRILGSVGEPINPEAWIWYRKNIGADITPVVDTWWQTETGAMMISPLPGVTEAKPGSAQTPLPGISATVVDDEANEVPNGGGGYLVLTEPWPSMLRTIWGDDQRFIDTYWSRFEGKYFAGDGAKKDDDGDIWLLGRVDDVMLVSGHNISTTEVESALVSHPSVAEAAVVGAADETTGQAIVAFVILRGTAAETEALVGELRDHVGATLGPIAKPKRILPVAELPKTRSGKIMRRLLRDVAENRQLGDVTTLTDSAVMDLIQAKLPSAPSED comes from the coding sequence GTGAGCAACGAAAGCCTGGCCAACCTGCTCAAGGAAGAACGCAGGTTCGCGCCCCCCGCCGACCTGGCCGCGCATGCCAACGTCACGGCGGAGGCGTATGCGCAGGCCAAGGCTGACAGGCTCGGCTTCTGGGCCGAGCAGGCCCGTCGGCTGACCTGGGCCAAGGAACCGACCGAGACGCTGGACTGGTCGAACCCGCCGTTCGCGAAGTGGTTCAAGGACGGCGAGCTGAACGTCGCCTACAACTGCGTGGACCGGCATGTGGAGGCAGGGCACGGAGACCGGGTCGCCATCCACTTCGAGGGTGAGCCCGGCGACAGCCGCTCGATCACCTACGCCGAGCTGAAGGACGAGGTCTCCAAGGCGGCCAACGCCCTGCTGGAGCTGGGCGTCCGCAAGGGCGACCGGGTCGCCATCTACATGCCGATGATCCCGGAGACCGCGATCGCGATGCTGGCCTCGGCCCGGATCGGAGCCGCGCACTCGGTGGTCTTCGGCGGCTTCTCGGCGGACGCGCTCGCGACGCGCATCCAGGACGCGGACGCCAAGGTCGTCATCACCGCCGACGGCGGCTACCGGCGCGGCAAGCCGTCCGCGCTCAAGCCGGCCGTGGACGAGGCGATCGCCAAGGTCGACAACGTCGAGCATGTGCTGGTGGTGCGCCGTACCGGCCAGGACGTGGCGTGGACCGAGGGCCGGGACGTGTGGTGGCACGAGCTGGTCGAGCGGCAGTCCGCCGAGCACACCCCTCAGGCGTTCGAGGCGGAGCACCCGCTGTTCATCCTCTACACCTCCGGCACGACCGGTAAGCCCAAGGGCATCCTGCACACCTCCGGCGGCTACCTCACGCAGGCGGCGTACACCCACTGGGCGGTCTTCGACCTCAAGCCGGAGACGGACGTGTACTGGTGCACGGCCGACGTCGGCTGGGTCACCGGGCACTCGTACATCGTCTACGGCCCGCTGGCCAACGGCGCGACCCAGGTCATGTACGAGGGCACCCCGGACACCCCGCACCAGGGCCGCTTCTGGGAGATCGTGCAGAAGTACAAGGTCACGATCCTCTACACCGCGCCGACGGCGATCCGGACGTTCATGAAGTGGGGCGACGACATCCCCGCCAAGTTCGACCTGTCCTCCCTGCGCATCCTCGGCTCGGTGGGCGAGCCGATCAACCCCGAGGCGTGGATCTGGTACCGCAAGAACATCGGCGCCGACATCACGCCCGTGGTGGACACCTGGTGGCAGACCGAGACCGGCGCGATGATGATCTCTCCGCTGCCCGGCGTCACCGAGGCCAAGCCCGGCTCCGCGCAGACCCCGCTGCCCGGCATCTCGGCGACCGTCGTCGACGACGAGGCGAACGAGGTTCCGAACGGCGGCGGCGGTTACCTGGTCCTCACCGAGCCCTGGCCGTCGATGCTGCGCACCATCTGGGGCGACGACCAGCGGTTCATCGACACCTACTGGTCCCGCTTCGAGGGCAAGTACTTCGCCGGTGACGGCGCGAAGAAGGACGACGACGGCGACATCTGGCTGCTGGGCCGGGTGGACGACGTGATGCTCGTGTCCGGGCACAACATCTCCACCACCGAGGTGGAGTCGGCGCTCGTCTCCCACCCGTCGGTCGCCGAGGCGGCCGTCGTCGGTGCCGCCGACGAGACCACGGGCCAGGCGATCGTCGCGTTCGTGATCCTGCGCGGTACGGCCGCGGAGACCGAGGCGCTCGTCGGCGAGCTGCGCGATCACGTGGGCGCCACGCTGGGACCGATCGCCAAGCCCAAGCGGATCCTGCCGGTGGCCGAGCTGCCCAAGACCCGCTCCGGCAAGATCATGCGCCGTCTGCTGCGGGACGTGGCCGAGAACCGCCAGCTCGGTGACGTCACCACGCTGACCGACAGCGCGGTCATGGACCTCATCCAGGCCAAGCTGCCCTCCGCGCCCAGCGAGGACTAG